In a genomic window of Streptomyces sp. SJL17-4:
- a CDS encoding MFS transporter, giving the protein MDPRSTAAPDPAAAHERPVKVNVLLFAVAGAVTVANIYFPQPLLAAVARGLDVSERTAGLIASAAQIGYALGILLLVPLADTARLRRLTSVLLVLTTAALLVAASAPGVVTLTLATLALSTTTVLPQILTPVAAVLAGPGRQGRVVGLVGLGLTLGSTLSRTVSGAVTDASGSWRTAYLVAAMATAALLCVLPRRLPERLGAHGGTSYAGLLAGLPRLLAAHRALRVSALLGACVFAAFSVFWAVLAFHVAAPPLGYGPGAAGLFGVLTLPAALLSATAGPLTDRYGAPLVSAGGLGLAGLGLGVAGLVPYSPVGLVVGANLLVVGVSSCQVANQARIFGIGREVAARVNTVFMLATFGGGALGSLAGAWLYAEHGWSAALLAAGVFVAAGGTVLVRSAREAAPSCVPDGTREAGGIRPRIPQGES; this is encoded by the coding sequence GTGGACCCTCGCAGCACCGCCGCCCCGGACCCCGCCGCCGCGCACGAGCGGCCCGTGAAGGTGAACGTCCTGCTCTTCGCCGTCGCCGGAGCCGTCACCGTCGCCAACATCTACTTCCCGCAGCCGCTCCTCGCCGCTGTCGCCCGGGGCCTCGACGTGTCGGAGCGAACGGCGGGGCTCATCGCCTCGGCCGCGCAGATCGGGTACGCGCTCGGCATCCTGCTGCTCGTACCGCTGGCCGACACCGCGCGGCTCCGACGCCTGACCTCGGTGCTGCTCGTCCTCACCACCGCCGCGCTGCTCGTCGCGGCGTCGGCGCCGGGTGTGGTCACGCTGACGCTCGCGACGCTGGCGCTGTCCACGACGACGGTGCTTCCGCAGATCCTCACCCCGGTGGCGGCCGTGCTCGCGGGCCCCGGGCGGCAGGGCCGGGTCGTCGGGCTCGTCGGGCTCGGGCTCACGCTGGGCTCGACCCTCTCGCGCACGGTCTCGGGCGCCGTCACCGACGCGAGCGGCAGCTGGCGGACGGCCTACCTCGTGGCCGCCATGGCGACGGCGGCCCTGCTGTGCGTCCTGCCTCGCCGGCTGCCCGAGCGACTGGGGGCGCACGGTGGCACCTCGTACGCCGGGCTCCTCGCCGGGCTGCCCCGGCTCCTGGCGGCGCACCGGGCGCTGCGGGTCTCGGCGCTGCTCGGGGCCTGTGTCTTCGCCGCTTTCAGTGTCTTCTGGGCGGTGCTCGCCTTCCACGTGGCGGCGCCGCCGCTGGGGTACGGGCCGGGCGCGGCCGGACTCTTCGGAGTGTTGACCCTGCCCGCCGCGCTGCTCTCGGCGACGGCGGGGCCGCTCACCGACCGGTACGGGGCACCTCTGGTGAGCGCCGGGGGGCTGGGTCTCGCGGGGCTCGGGCTCGGTGTGGCCGGCCTGGTCCCCTACTCGCCCGTGGGCCTGGTCGTCGGGGCGAATCTGCTGGTGGTGGGGGTGAGCTCCTGCCAGGTGGCCAACCAGGCGAGGATCTTCGGGATCGGCCGGGAGGTGGCCGCGCGGGTGAACACGGTCTTCATGCTGGCCACCTTCGGCGGCGGCGCGCTCGGCTCCCTCGCCGGGGCCTGGCTGTACGCGGAGCACGGCTGGTCCGCGGCCCTGCTCGCCGCCGGGGTGTTCGTCGCCGCCGGCGGGACCGTGCTGGTGCGGTCCGCACGAGAGGCGGCCCCGAGTTGCGTCCCGGACGGCACACGGGAGGCTGGGGGTATCCGCCCGCGCATCCCGCAGGGAGAGTCATGA
- a CDS encoding cupin → MKLDLTALADEHMAAARTAPHGRSAHLIMHDGVLRQSVIALTAGTSLDEHNAPPAASLQVLRGRVNLTLAGRTEELPTGTLRMLRERHGITALDDAVVLLTAVND, encoded by the coding sequence ATGAAGCTGGACCTCACCGCCCTCGCCGACGAGCACATGGCCGCGGCCCGCACCGCGCCGCACGGGCGCAGCGCCCATCTGATCATGCACGACGGGGTACTCCGGCAGTCCGTGATCGCCCTGACGGCGGGCACGTCCCTCGACGAGCACAACGCGCCGCCGGCGGCGAGCCTCCAGGTACTGCGGGGCAGGGTGAACCTGACGCTGGCGGGCCGGACGGAGGAACTGCCGACGGGAACGCTGCGGATGCTCAGGGAACGGCACGGGATCACCGCCCTGGACGACGCGGTGGTCCTCCTGACGGCGGTGAACGACTGA
- a CDS encoding tetratricopeptide repeat protein translates to MEDHQDRDGLLAEAVALRGQGHREEARERLVALAARYPRDAEIAYQTAWAHDVLGLETEAVPYYERALAGGGAAGTGLTPEDRRGALLGLGSTYRVLGRYEESVALLTGAAEEFPEDGSLRTFLAMALYNTGRHHESTRLLLRLLAATSEDPSVREYRPAIEHYAEDLDAIE, encoded by the coding sequence ATGGAAGACCACCAGGACAGGGACGGCCTGCTGGCCGAGGCGGTCGCGCTGCGCGGGCAGGGCCACCGGGAGGAGGCCCGCGAGCGGCTCGTCGCCCTCGCCGCCCGGTATCCGCGGGACGCGGAGATCGCGTACCAGACGGCCTGGGCGCACGACGTCCTCGGCCTGGAGACGGAGGCCGTGCCGTACTACGAACGCGCCCTCGCCGGCGGTGGGGCCGCGGGGACCGGGCTCACCCCCGAGGACCGGCGCGGGGCGCTGCTCGGCCTCGGCAGCACCTACCGCGTCCTGGGCCGCTACGAGGAGTCCGTCGCCCTCCTGACCGGCGCCGCCGAGGAGTTCCCGGAGGACGGCTCCCTGCGGACCTTCCTCGCGATGGCCCTCTACAACACCGGCCGGCACCACGAGTCCACCCGGCTGCTGCTCCGCCTGCTCGCCGCCACCAGCGAGGACCCGTCCGTACGGGAGTACCGCCCGGCCATCGAGCACTACGCCGAGGACCTCGACGCGATCGAGTGA
- a CDS encoding PHB depolymerase family esterase, whose translation MRSPRPTRRRGPRRLAALLLCVAASLFPTASPAGAAAPPPVPGTLQGYDIGSVFSAGVSSGGYMATQLHVAYSGTFEGSAAFASGPYDCARGQLATALNACMDTTQNLQLAALEQATRDRSAQGQVDPVANLAGDPVYVFSGSGDTTVKRPVADALADYYGRFGARVQYNRSTAAGHAWITPLGPNSCTVTQTPFLNNCGIDTEGALLGHLFGSVSAPGSGTGGSLIRFDQNAYAPGGSAAALSMGAEGFAYVPVSCAQGARCKLLVALHGCKQGYAYQGFGTRFVENAYLNEYADTNDMIVLYPQAAPTATLENPNGCWNWWGYLGDAAYARHGGKQIEAIMGMVRALRGTGTPPPTGDRTVLSSTDAEDGYVKAAADGSGAAVGTLEDVYGLALGRGTDGRVNRSVVSFDTSRIPAGKEITRAWLTVTRSSGSGDPWASPAGNRLQVDLRSGCFGGCAVEPADWSAAASVAGAARIDAFSSGSAVSTDLSAEALAALNRGGVTQFRLGFTSAPTGTAYLFVNQATPVTLTVEYR comes from the coding sequence ATGCGTTCACCCCGTCCCACCCGTCGCCGCGGGCCACGCCGCCTCGCGGCGCTGCTGCTGTGCGTCGCCGCGTCCCTGTTTCCCACCGCGTCCCCCGCCGGGGCCGCGGCTCCCCCGCCCGTGCCCGGCACGCTCCAGGGCTACGACATCGGCTCCGTGTTCAGTGCCGGGGTGTCGTCCGGCGGCTATATGGCCACCCAGTTGCACGTCGCGTACTCGGGTACGTTCGAGGGCTCGGCGGCGTTCGCCTCGGGGCCGTACGACTGTGCGCGCGGCCAGCTCGCCACGGCGCTCAACGCCTGTATGGACACCACGCAGAACCTTCAGCTCGCCGCCCTGGAACAAGCCACGCGCGACCGGTCGGCGCAGGGCCAGGTCGACCCGGTGGCGAATCTGGCCGGTGACCCGGTGTACGTGTTCAGCGGCTCCGGCGACACCACGGTGAAGCGGCCCGTGGCGGACGCGCTCGCCGACTACTACGGCCGTTTCGGCGCCCGGGTCCAGTACAACCGGTCGACGGCCGCGGGCCACGCCTGGATCACTCCGCTCGGCCCCAACTCCTGCACGGTGACGCAGACTCCGTTCCTCAACAACTGCGGGATCGACACGGAGGGGGCGCTGCTCGGGCATCTCTTCGGCTCTGTCTCGGCGCCCGGCTCCGGGACCGGCGGCTCGCTGATCCGCTTCGACCAGAACGCGTACGCGCCGGGTGGCTCGGCGGCGGCCCTGTCGATGGGCGCGGAGGGCTTCGCGTACGTCCCGGTCTCGTGTGCCCAGGGGGCGCGCTGCAAACTGCTCGTGGCTCTGCACGGCTGCAAGCAGGGGTACGCGTACCAGGGCTTCGGCACCCGCTTCGTCGAGAACGCGTACCTGAACGAGTACGCCGACACCAACGACATGATCGTGCTGTATCCGCAGGCGGCACCGACCGCGACCCTGGAGAACCCGAACGGCTGCTGGAACTGGTGGGGCTACCTCGGTGACGCGGCCTACGCCCGGCACGGCGGGAAGCAGATCGAGGCGATCATGGGGATGGTGCGGGCGCTGCGCGGCACCGGCACGCCGCCGCCCACGGGCGACCGGACGGTCCTGTCGAGCACGGACGCCGAGGACGGTTACGTGAAGGCGGCGGCGGACGGTTCGGGCGCGGCGGTCGGCACCCTGGAGGACGTGTACGGGCTCGCGCTCGGCCGAGGCACGGACGGCAGGGTGAACCGGTCGGTGGTCTCCTTCGACACCTCGCGGATTCCGGCCGGCAAGGAGATCACCCGGGCCTGGCTGACCGTCACCCGCTCCAGCGGCTCGGGCGATCCGTGGGCGTCGCCTGCGGGCAACCGGCTGCAGGTGGACCTGCGCTCGGGCTGCTTCGGCGGCTGCGCGGTCGAGCCGGCGGACTGGTCGGCGGCGGCGTCGGTGGCGGGCGCGGCGCGCATCGACGCGTTCTCTTCGGGGAGCGCGGTGTCGACGGACCTGTCGGCGGAGGCGCTCGCGGCACTGAACCGGGGCGGGGTCACACAGTTCCGGCTCGGGTTCACATCGGCGCCGACCGGGACGGCGTACCTCTTCGTGAACCAGGCGACGCCGGTGACCCTGACGGTCGAGTACCGGTAG
- a CDS encoding Ig-like domain-containing protein has product MSSRRSVRGWGALSLAVGAVLVSTAAQSPADPDTGAFAASEPTALVTVDGCSAGGGLCSAPRHTVALRGGRVLTGEEFTLGAQVSGPVELALRTPGVLADVTVTDQRGRRVAGAPSVDGTRWTSAAALPAGARYAARLVVERAGAHGPDRHLARLDFRTVAAPAGQRLTVTFGPDDDGTYGVGRPVTAELSHPVPAEEPEARRVVERALLVRTEPHVEGAWYWVDSTTLHYRPRAYWPARTTVRVRSGLEGARVTGSLYGGRSQPLTFTTGARIEAVTDIAALEMTVLRDGEPLRTFPVTTGKAGYRTRGGTKVVLGKEPLVRMRGDSIGIARGSRDYYDLKVRWATRVTWSGEYLHAAPWSLDAQGSENVSHGCTGMSTADAAWLFATVREGDLVRVVNGYGELMTPFDNGFGDWNLSWPEWRRGSALAPGAAGHRSGSTAAALRPTL; this is encoded by the coding sequence GTGTCGTCACGCAGATCCGTACGGGGGTGGGGAGCGCTCTCCCTGGCCGTCGGAGCCGTCCTCGTCAGTACGGCGGCCCAGTCGCCCGCCGACCCCGACACGGGGGCCTTCGCGGCCTCGGAGCCCACCGCCCTCGTCACGGTGGACGGCTGCTCCGCAGGCGGAGGGCTCTGCTCCGCACCCCGCCACACCGTCGCACTCCGCGGCGGACGGGTACTGACGGGGGAGGAGTTCACACTCGGAGCGCAGGTCTCCGGACCCGTGGAGCTCGCGCTGCGCACCCCCGGCGTGCTCGCCGACGTCACCGTCACCGACCAGCGCGGCCGCCGCGTCGCAGGGGCGCCGAGCGTCGACGGCACCCGCTGGACCAGCGCCGCGGCGCTCCCCGCGGGCGCCCGGTACGCCGCCCGCCTCGTCGTCGAGCGGGCCGGGGCCCACGGCCCCGACCGACACCTCGCCCGCCTGGACTTCCGTACGGTGGCCGCCCCCGCCGGGCAGCGGCTCACCGTCACCTTCGGCCCCGACGACGACGGCACGTACGGCGTGGGCCGGCCGGTCACCGCCGAACTCAGCCACCCCGTACCGGCGGAGGAACCCGAGGCCCGGCGAGTCGTCGAACGCGCCCTCCTCGTGCGGACCGAACCCCACGTCGAGGGCGCCTGGTACTGGGTCGACTCCACCACCCTCCACTACCGGCCCCGCGCGTACTGGCCCGCCCGCACCACGGTCCGGGTGCGCAGCGGCCTCGAAGGGGCCAGGGTCACCGGCAGCCTGTACGGCGGCCGCTCACAGCCCCTCACCTTCACCACCGGGGCCCGGATCGAAGCCGTCACCGACATCGCCGCCCTGGAGATGACCGTGCTCCGCGACGGAGAACCGCTCCGCACCTTCCCGGTCACCACCGGCAAGGCCGGCTACCGCACCCGGGGCGGCACCAAGGTCGTCCTCGGCAAGGAGCCGCTCGTCCGGATGCGCGGCGACTCCATCGGCATCGCGCGCGGCAGCCGCGACTACTACGACCTGAAGGTCCGCTGGGCCACCCGGGTGACCTGGAGCGGCGAGTATCTGCACGCCGCGCCCTGGTCGCTCGACGCGCAGGGCAGCGAGAACGTCAGCCACGGCTGCACCGGCATGAGCACCGCGGACGCCGCCTGGCTGTTCGCCACCGTGCGGGAGGGAGACCTCGTCCGCGTGGTCAACGGGTACGGCGAGCTCATGACCCCCTTCGACAACGGCTTCGGCGACTGGAACCTCAGCTGGCCCGAGTGGCGCCGGGGCAGCGCCCTCGCCCCCGGTGCGGCGGGCCACCGCTCCGGAAGCACCGCGGCCGCCCTCCGCCCGACACTGTGA
- a CDS encoding SRPBCC family protein, with protein MDSHTFVYTTYIRTTPDELWKALTDPAFTRRYWGVAFESEWTPGAPMVWDEVGRRTADPEQVVLEAEPGRLLSYTWHTFTPAWAEAVRLDQDVYERLTQEPRSKVTFLIEPSGDTVKLTVTHGDLDPDGLMEGMIGEGWPALISSLKSLLETGEELPEPPR; from the coding sequence ATGGACAGCCACACGTTTGTCTACACCACCTATATCCGGACCACCCCCGACGAGCTCTGGAAGGCGCTCACGGACCCGGCGTTCACCCGCCGGTACTGGGGCGTGGCCTTCGAGAGCGAGTGGACCCCCGGCGCCCCCATGGTCTGGGACGAGGTCGGACGCCGGACCGCCGACCCCGAGCAGGTCGTCCTCGAGGCGGAGCCCGGCCGCCTCCTCTCGTACACCTGGCACACCTTCACGCCGGCCTGGGCGGAGGCGGTACGCCTCGACCAGGACGTGTACGAGCGGCTCACCCAGGAGCCCCGGTCCAAGGTGACCTTCCTGATCGAGCCCTCCGGCGACACGGTCAAGCTGACGGTCACCCACGGCGACCTGGACCCCGACGGCCTGATGGAGGGGATGATCGGTGAGGGCTGGCCCGCGCTGATCTCCAGCCTCAAGTCCCTTCTGGAGACGGGCGAGGAACTTCCGGAACCGCCCCGCTGA
- a CDS encoding PadR family transcriptional regulator: MSLKHAVLAALLEGEASGYDLAKIFDVSVANFWAATPQQLYRELDKLAEAGLITARVVEQERRPNKRMFSLTEPGMRDLAAYTSTPPRPSAVRDELLVQVQACDGGDTAAVRGFVAQRMETSRAKLARYDRLRAWMLAGRDEETYLNEAERVGPYLTLMRGRFFEEENLRWGERALAVLDRRATARSGAAAEVITATTAAAAASAASTHQA; the protein is encoded by the coding sequence ATGTCGCTCAAGCACGCCGTCCTCGCAGCTCTCCTGGAGGGCGAGGCATCCGGATACGACCTTGCCAAGATCTTCGACGTGTCCGTCGCCAACTTCTGGGCCGCCACCCCGCAGCAGCTCTACCGCGAGCTGGACAAGCTCGCCGAGGCCGGTCTCATCACGGCGCGCGTGGTGGAGCAGGAACGGCGTCCCAACAAGCGGATGTTCAGCCTGACGGAGCCCGGGATGCGGGATCTGGCGGCGTATACGTCCACACCGCCGCGTCCCAGCGCCGTACGGGACGAACTGCTGGTCCAGGTCCAGGCCTGCGACGGGGGCGACACGGCGGCCGTCCGCGGGTTCGTGGCCCAGCGGATGGAGACCTCGCGGGCCAAGCTGGCCCGCTACGACCGGTTGCGCGCATGGATGCTCGCCGGACGGGACGAGGAGACGTACCTCAACGAGGCGGAGCGGGTCGGGCCGTACCTCACGTTGATGCGCGGCAGGTTCTTCGAGGAGGAGAACCTGCGCTGGGGCGAGCGTGCCCTCGCCGTGCTCGACCGGCGCGCCACGGCCCGGAGCGGGGCGGCGGCAGAGGTGATCACGGCGACTACGGCAGCTGCGGCGGCTTCGGCGGCTTCTACCCACCAAGCCTGA
- a CDS encoding peroxiredoxin, producing MNVGDLVEDFSLPDETGAARSLSGLLAEGPVVLFFYPAALTPGCTAEACHFRDLAAEFRAVGAMPVGISTDPVQRQQEFAERHSLGYPLLSDPDGAVRDLFGVKRGFSLAPTKRVTFVIGQDRRVREVVRSELRMSAHADRALAALRGA from the coding sequence ATGAACGTCGGTGACCTCGTCGAGGACTTCAGCCTTCCGGACGAGACGGGGGCCGCGCGCTCCCTGAGCGGCCTGCTGGCCGAAGGGCCGGTCGTCCTCTTCTTCTACCCGGCGGCGCTCACCCCCGGCTGCACCGCGGAGGCCTGCCATTTCCGGGATCTCGCGGCCGAGTTCCGCGCCGTCGGCGCGATGCCCGTCGGCATCAGCACGGACCCGGTGCAGCGGCAGCAGGAGTTCGCCGAGCGGCACTCCCTCGGCTATCCCCTGCTGTCGGACCCCGACGGTGCCGTACGCGACCTGTTCGGAGTGAAGCGCGGGTTCTCGCTCGCGCCGACGAAGCGGGTGACGTTCGTGATCGGCCAGGACCGGCGGGTGCGGGAGGTCGTCCGCAGCGAGCTGCGCATGAGCGCCCACGCCGACCGCGCGCTCGCGGCTCTGCGCGGCGCCTGA
- a CDS encoding SHOCT domain-containing protein — MDDYPLLNLFWTMLWFFLWIMWLFLLFKVISDIFRDQSLNGWAKAGWLLFCIVLPYLGVLVYVIARGKSMGERDMKRARESEAALQDYIRRTAAKEGGGSATDELARLAELKDKGAITPEEFEKAKAKVLA; from the coding sequence ATGGACGACTACCCCCTCCTCAACCTCTTCTGGACCATGCTGTGGTTCTTCCTCTGGATCATGTGGCTCTTCCTGCTCTTCAAGGTGATCAGCGACATCTTCCGGGACCAGTCCCTGAACGGCTGGGCCAAGGCCGGCTGGCTGCTCTTCTGCATCGTGCTGCCGTATCTCGGCGTGCTGGTCTACGTCATCGCCCGGGGCAAGAGCATGGGCGAGCGTGACATGAAGCGGGCCAGGGAGAGCGAGGCCGCGCTCCAGGACTACATCCGCAGGACCGCCGCCAAGGAGGGCGGTGGCAGTGCCACCGACGAGCTGGCCCGGCTCGCGGAGCTGAAGGACAAGGGCGCGATCACTCCCGAGGAGTTCGAGAAGGCGAAGGCCAAGGTCCTGGCCTGA
- a CDS encoding Rrf2 family transcriptional regulator, translated as MRLTKFTDLALRAVMRLAVTTSEESVTTREVAESMDVPYAHMAKVVTRLQHLGVVEARRGRGGGLVLTERGRRSSVGWLARTLEGEEEVVACEGDPPCPLRTACRLRGALREAQEAFYRALDPLTVTELVDSPTGPLLLSLTPRPTP; from the coding sequence GTGAGGCTGACGAAGTTCACCGACCTGGCACTCCGCGCCGTGATGCGCCTGGCGGTCACCACATCGGAGGAATCCGTCACCACCCGCGAGGTGGCGGAGTCGATGGACGTTCCCTACGCCCATATGGCGAAGGTGGTCACCCGGCTCCAGCACCTCGGCGTGGTCGAGGCGCGGCGCGGCCGCGGCGGCGGCCTGGTCCTCACGGAACGGGGTCGCCGCTCCTCCGTGGGCTGGCTGGCCCGCACGCTTGAGGGCGAGGAGGAGGTCGTCGCCTGCGAAGGCGACCCCCCGTGTCCCCTGCGGACCGCCTGTCGGCTGCGGGGGGCTCTGCGCGAGGCGCAGGAGGCGTTCTACCGCGCACTGGACCCCTTGACCGTGACGGAGCTGGTCGACTCCCCGACCGGTCCCCTCCTGCTCTCCCTCACCCCACGCCCCACCCCCTGA
- a CDS encoding globin domain-containing protein, which produces MLSEQAVPVVRATLPAVGGALDEITERFYGRLFAAHPDLLRDLFNRGNQAAGEQRKALAGSIAAFAVALLEKPDERPDVMLSRIAHKHASLGVTSAQYKTVHEHLFAAIVEVLGEAVTPEVAQAWDEVYWLMANALTAVESRLYQQAGVTEGQVWRTMEIVERREETPDTASFVLRHTDGTPTAAFRPGQYVSVQVALPDGARQIRQYSLSAAPGHPQWRITVKRVAGDPAGEVSSWLHDHTRAGDTVEVSAPFGDLVLPEGGSPLLLASAGIGSTPMLAMLDHLASTGSTRPVVVVHADRTPAAHAHAAELRRLVEALPQGTLHLWYEEPGDSGARTGRADVTALDLPAGVTAYLCGPLPFLRTVRGDLVGRGVAAADIHYEVFGPDLWLGDER; this is translated from the coding sequence ATGCTGTCCGAGCAGGCCGTCCCGGTCGTCCGCGCCACCCTGCCCGCCGTCGGCGGCGCACTCGACGAGATCACCGAGCGGTTCTACGGCCGCCTCTTCGCCGCCCACCCCGACCTCCTGCGCGACCTGTTCAACCGGGGCAACCAGGCCGCCGGCGAGCAGCGCAAGGCGCTCGCCGGCTCCATAGCCGCCTTCGCCGTGGCCCTGCTCGAGAAGCCGGACGAGCGTCCCGACGTGATGCTGTCGCGGATCGCCCACAAGCACGCCTCGCTCGGCGTCACCTCGGCGCAGTACAAGACGGTGCACGAGCACCTCTTCGCCGCGATCGTCGAGGTTCTCGGCGAGGCGGTGACGCCCGAGGTCGCACAGGCATGGGACGAGGTGTACTGGCTGATGGCCAACGCGCTGACAGCGGTGGAGTCCCGGCTCTACCAACAGGCCGGTGTCACCGAGGGCCAGGTCTGGCGGACGATGGAGATCGTCGAGCGGCGGGAGGAGACGCCCGACACCGCTTCCTTCGTCCTGCGCCACACCGACGGCACGCCCACGGCGGCGTTCCGACCGGGCCAGTACGTGAGCGTCCAGGTCGCCCTGCCCGACGGCGCCCGGCAGATACGCCAGTACAGCCTGTCCGCCGCTCCCGGTCACCCGCAGTGGCGGATCACCGTCAAGCGGGTCGCCGGCGACCCGGCCGGCGAGGTCTCCTCCTGGCTGCACGACCACACACGCGCGGGCGACACGGTGGAGGTCTCCGCGCCGTTCGGCGACCTGGTCCTGCCCGAGGGCGGGAGCCCGCTGCTGCTCGCCTCCGCCGGAATCGGCAGCACTCCGATGCTGGCGATGCTCGACCATCTGGCGTCCACGGGTTCGACCCGGCCGGTCGTCGTCGTCCACGCCGACCGCACCCCCGCGGCCCACGCCCACGCCGCCGAGCTGCGGCGCCTCGTGGAGGCGCTGCCGCAGGGAACGCTGCACCTCTGGTACGAGGAGCCGGGCGACTCCGGAGCGCGGACGGGCCGCGCGGACGTCACGGCGCTCGACCTGCCGGCCGGCGTCACGGCGTATCTGTGCGGGCCGCTGCCCTTCCTCCGCACGGTCCGCGGCGACCTCGTCGGCCGGGGTGTCGCGGCGGCCGACATCCACTACGAGGTCTTCGGCCCCGACCTGTGGCTGGGCGACGAGCGCTGA
- a CDS encoding peptidase inhibitor family I36 protein: MKRLLVTTAAALFAAASGLALATSAGAAECPSGEFCVWQDSNFGGQRANWSGDDGWWESWISDTDSSWANHGISGPGIKDHVKVYESAWQGGSMTICLAPGQEVGYNGAANDRGDSHIWSMGC, encoded by the coding sequence GTGAAGCGACTTCTCGTCACCACCGCCGCGGCCCTGTTCGCCGCCGCCTCAGGACTCGCCCTCGCGACCTCCGCCGGGGCAGCCGAATGCCCCAGCGGCGAGTTCTGCGTCTGGCAGGACTCCAACTTCGGTGGGCAGCGAGCCAACTGGAGCGGCGACGACGGCTGGTGGGAGAGCTGGATCTCCGACACCGACTCCTCCTGGGCCAACCACGGCATCTCAGGACCCGGCATCAAGGACCACGTCAAGGTCTACGAGAGCGCCTGGCAGGGCGGCAGCATGACCATCTGTCTCGCCCCCGGCCAGGAGGTCGGCTACAACGGCGCGGCCAACGACCGGGGCGACTCCCACATCTGGTCGATGGGCTGCTGA
- a CDS encoding polysaccharide deacetylase family protein — protein MFRSRLGRRRGTATALIAAASLMLTLGGCGVDTVTPQDARGEGGTDDKAGSTARRVDCAEVKCIALTFDAGPGKDTPRLLDILKEKQVPATFFLLGSKHVDRYPKVVKRIADEGHEVANHTWTHRILTDLDESEVRDELSRTQDAVEKITGRRPTLMRPPQGRTDGAVSDVSRELGLAQILWSITAKDYSTTDSALIRQRVLEQAHGDGIILLHDIYDGTVPAVPSIIDELKRRGFTFVTVPELLAPGKAEPGAVYRPEKD, from the coding sequence ATGTTCCGATCCAGGCTGGGCCGACGCAGGGGGACGGCCACTGCCCTGATCGCCGCGGCGTCACTGATGCTCACGCTCGGCGGCTGCGGAGTCGACACCGTCACACCGCAGGACGCCCGGGGAGAAGGCGGAACGGACGACAAGGCGGGCTCCACCGCCCGTCGCGTCGACTGCGCCGAGGTCAAGTGCATCGCGCTGACCTTCGACGCCGGCCCGGGCAAGGACACCCCCCGGCTCCTCGACATCCTCAAGGAGAAGCAGGTCCCCGCGACCTTCTTCCTGCTCGGCAGCAAGCACGTCGACCGCTACCCGAAGGTGGTCAAGCGTATAGCCGACGAGGGCCACGAGGTCGCCAACCACACCTGGACCCATCGGATCCTCACGGATCTCGACGAGTCGGAAGTCCGCGACGAGCTGTCCCGCACCCAGGACGCCGTCGAGAAGATCACCGGCCGGAGGCCCACCCTCATGCGCCCGCCGCAGGGCCGCACCGACGGGGCCGTGTCCGATGTCAGCCGGGAGCTCGGACTCGCCCAGATCCTCTGGAGCATCACCGCCAAGGACTACTCCACCACCGACTCCGCCCTCATACGGCAGCGGGTGCTCGAACAGGCGCACGGCGACGGGATCATCCTGCTCCACGACATCTACGACGGAACCGTCCCGGCTGTTCCCTCCATCATCGACGAGCTCAAGCGGCGGGGCTTCACCTTCGTGACCGTGCCCGAACTCCTGGCGCCGGGCAAGGCCGAACCGGGTGCCGTCTACCGCCCCGAGAAGGACTGA